Proteins encoded within one genomic window of Prauserella marina:
- a CDS encoding histidinol-phosphate transaminase, whose product MTSPTAGEVTIDQLPLREDLRGRSPYGAPQIDVAVRLNTNENPYPPPGELVDDVTDAVRAAAAELHRYPDRDAVALREDLAAYLSVATRVPLTERNVWAANGSNEILQQILQAFGGPGRSALGFEPSYSMHPIIAAGTRTEWLPAPRRADFSLDTEVAASLVAERSPDVVFLTSPNNPTGGSIPLGELEQVLRAAPGLVVVDEAYAEFSSQPSAATLLDSYPAKLIVSRTMSKAFAFAGGRLGYLAAAPAVVDALQLVRLPYHLSALTQAAARAALRHADATLASVARLASERDRVAEALTGLGFAPVPSDANFILFGRFADAPASWKSYVDHGVLIRDVGIEGHLRVTIGTPGENDAFLTASKEVPR is encoded by the coding sequence ATGACCTCACCGACCGCGGGCGAGGTGACCATCGACCAGCTCCCGCTGAGGGAGGACCTGCGAGGTCGCAGCCCCTACGGCGCGCCCCAGATCGACGTCGCGGTCCGGCTCAACACCAACGAGAATCCCTACCCGCCGCCTGGGGAACTCGTCGACGACGTCACCGACGCCGTGCGTGCCGCGGCGGCCGAACTGCACCGCTACCCGGACCGGGACGCCGTCGCGCTGCGCGAGGACCTTGCCGCGTATCTGTCGGTGGCCACCCGTGTTCCGCTGACCGAGCGCAATGTGTGGGCTGCCAACGGTTCCAACGAGATTCTGCAACAGATTCTGCAGGCGTTCGGCGGGCCTGGCCGCAGTGCGCTCGGCTTCGAGCCGTCGTACTCGATGCACCCGATCATCGCGGCAGGCACCCGCACGGAGTGGCTGCCGGCGCCGAGGCGGGCCGACTTCTCGCTCGACACCGAGGTCGCGGCGAGCCTCGTCGCGGAGCGTTCTCCCGACGTGGTGTTCCTGACCAGCCCCAACAATCCGACCGGTGGGTCGATTCCGCTAGGCGAACTCGAACAGGTACTGCGCGCCGCGCCGGGACTCGTCGTGGTCGACGAGGCATACGCGGAGTTCTCCTCGCAGCCGAGCGCGGCCACGCTGCTCGACAGCTACCCCGCGAAGCTCATCGTGTCGCGCACGATGAGCAAGGCGTTCGCCTTCGCGGGCGGGCGGCTCGGATATCTCGCCGCCGCGCCCGCCGTCGTGGACGCGCTCCAGCTCGTGCGGCTGCCCTATCACCTTTCGGCGCTCACCCAGGCCGCCGCGAGGGCCGCCCTGCGGCATGCCGACGCGACGCTGGCCTCGGTCGCCAGGCTCGCGTCCGAAAGGGACCGGGTCGCCGAAGCCCTGACCGGACTGGGTTTCGCGCCGGTACCCAGTGACGCGAACTTCATCCTGTTCGGCAGGTTCGCCGACGCTCCGGCATCCTGGAAGTCCTATGTGGACCACGGCGTGCTGATCCGCGACGTCGGGATCGAAGGGCACCTGCGGGTCACCATCGGCACCCCCGGCGAGAACGACGCCTTCCTCACGGCAAGCAAGGAGGTCCCGCGATGA
- a CDS encoding carbon-nitrogen hydrolase family protein: protein MLRVALCQLTSATDPERNLSLIREGVAEAARGGARVVILPEAAMARFGVPLGPLAQPVEGPWARAVGAIADEHDVLVVAGMFTPAGERVRNTLLVTGLGEHTGYDKIHLYDAFGFRESDTVEGGSSLVTVTVDDVKLGVATCYDVRFPELFQSLADAGTSAVALPASWGAGEGKREQWELLVRARALDSGNWILACGQADPAATGTEVNPKAPTGIGHSLVADPFGVVAARLGAGPGLLLADIEPSVAEKSRSATAVLANRTLHEGRTGRR from the coding sequence GTGTTGCGCGTCGCCCTGTGCCAGCTCACCTCGGCAACCGATCCGGAGCGGAACCTGTCCCTCATCCGCGAGGGCGTGGCGGAGGCGGCTCGCGGCGGCGCCAGGGTCGTGATCTTACCCGAGGCCGCCATGGCCAGGTTCGGGGTCCCGCTCGGGCCGCTCGCCCAGCCCGTCGAAGGACCGTGGGCCCGTGCCGTCGGCGCCATCGCCGACGAGCACGACGTGCTGGTGGTGGCCGGGATGTTCACCCCGGCAGGCGAGCGCGTCCGCAACACTCTGCTGGTCACCGGCCTCGGCGAGCACACCGGCTACGACAAGATCCACCTCTACGACGCCTTCGGCTTCCGGGAGTCCGACACGGTCGAGGGCGGCTCCTCGCTCGTGACGGTCACCGTCGACGACGTCAAGCTCGGCGTCGCGACCTGCTACGACGTGCGTTTCCCCGAGCTGTTCCAGTCGCTGGCCGACGCGGGAACGAGCGCCGTGGCGCTGCCCGCGTCCTGGGGCGCGGGCGAGGGCAAACGCGAACAGTGGGAACTGCTGGTCAGGGCACGCGCGCTCGACTCGGGCAACTGGATCCTCGCCTGTGGGCAGGCCGATCCAGCCGCGACCGGGACCGAGGTCAATCCGAAGGCCCCGACCGGCATCGGTCATTCCCTCGTGGCCGACCCGTTCGGCGTGGTGGCCGCCCGGCTCGGCGCCGGGCCGGGACTACTCCTCGCCGACATCGAGCCCTCCGTAGCCGAGAAGTCGCGCTCCGCGACCGCCGTGCTGGCGAACCGGACACTCCACGAGGGACGGACCGGCCGACGGTAG
- the hisD gene encoding histidinol dehydrogenase yields the protein MLNRTDLRGRVPTPAQLRATLPRAEVDVDAALHQVRPVVEAVKERGVAAALDYAERFDKVRPASVRVPSAELAGALDRLDPVVRAAIEESISRARTVHADQRRTEVTTEVAEGGTVTERWVPVGRVGLYAPGGLAVYPSSVVMNVVPAQEAGVESLVVCSPPQAEFGGLPHPTILAAARLLGVDEVWAVGGAQAVALLAYGGTDTDGAPLDPVDMVTGPGNIYLTAAKRMLRGLIGIDSEAGPTEIAILADETADPDHVAADLISQAEHDTLAASVLVTTSEPLADAVEERLRHRVAATKHTQRVTEALSGPQSGVVLVSTVDDGLRVVDAYAAEHLEIQTADARAVAARVCNAGAVFVGPYAPVSLGDYCAGSNHVLPTGGFARHSSGLSVQTYLRGIHVIDYSAGALREVADKVVALAEAEDLPAHGEAVTARFPEAPA from the coding sequence ATGCTGAACCGCACCGACCTGCGAGGTCGCGTCCCGACTCCAGCGCAGTTGCGCGCGACACTGCCGCGCGCCGAGGTCGACGTGGACGCGGCACTGCATCAGGTGCGCCCCGTCGTCGAGGCGGTCAAGGAGCGCGGCGTGGCTGCCGCGCTGGACTACGCGGAGCGGTTCGACAAGGTCAGGCCCGCGAGCGTGCGGGTTCCCTCCGCCGAACTGGCCGGTGCGCTCGACCGCCTCGACCCGGTGGTCAGGGCGGCCATCGAGGAGTCGATCAGCAGGGCGAGGACGGTACACGCCGACCAGCGCAGAACCGAGGTGACCACCGAGGTCGCCGAAGGCGGCACCGTCACCGAGCGCTGGGTTCCGGTCGGCAGGGTCGGCCTCTACGCCCCAGGCGGCCTCGCGGTGTACCCGTCCAGCGTCGTCATGAACGTGGTGCCCGCGCAGGAAGCCGGTGTCGAATCGCTCGTGGTGTGCTCGCCGCCGCAGGCCGAGTTCGGCGGTCTTCCGCACCCGACGATCCTCGCGGCGGCGAGGCTGCTCGGTGTCGACGAGGTGTGGGCGGTCGGCGGAGCGCAGGCCGTGGCGCTGCTCGCCTATGGCGGCACCGACACCGACGGCGCGCCCCTGGACCCCGTCGACATGGTGACCGGGCCGGGCAACATCTACCTGACCGCGGCCAAGCGCATGCTGCGCGGGCTGATCGGCATCGACTCGGAAGCAGGGCCGACGGAGATCGCGATCCTCGCCGACGAGACCGCCGACCCCGACCACGTCGCGGCCGACCTGATCAGCCAGGCCGAGCACGACACGCTCGCCGCGAGCGTGCTCGTGACGACCTCCGAGCCGCTGGCCGACGCGGTCGAGGAGCGACTGCGGCACCGGGTCGCCGCGACCAAGCACACCCAGCGGGTCACGGAGGCGTTGAGCGGACCGCAGTCCGGCGTCGTCCTGGTATCCACAGTGGACGATGGCCTGCGTGTCGTCGACGCGTACGCCGCCGAGCACCTTGAGATCCAGACGGCCGACGCTCGTGCCGTCGCCGCGCGGGTGTGCAACGCGGGCGCGGTGTTCGTCGGCCCCTACGCGCCCGTTTCGCTCGGCGACTACTGCGCCGGTTCCAATCACGTCCTGCCGACGGGCGGGTTCGCGCGGCACTCCTCCGGTCTGTCCGTGCAGACCTACCTGCGTGGCATCCACGTCATCGACTACAGCGCGGGCGCGCTGCGCGAGGTCGCCGACAAGGTCGTCGCGCTGGCCGAAGCCGAGGACCTTCCAGCACACGGCGAAGCCGTCACCGCACGTTTTCCGGAGGCACCAGCATGA
- a CDS encoding MMPL family transporter produces MAIFLSRLGRFSFQRKRSVTGLWVVLLLALGIGALTLSGQMTNSVTIPGTESQRAIEQLESRFPEANVGGATARVAIAAPEGQTLDRAAVDEVVSQLRSAPQVTNVLDPFQAQTVSPDGRVALAQVSYSTQAFELSEADREGLLAAAEPGRDAGLEVEFGGDAIQGGFETNASEGVGVAIAAVVLIITFGSLIAAGLPLLTALIGVGVGMAGIMVTASFFELNANTPVLALMIGLAVGIDYALFIVSRYRHELETGKTPEDAAAHAVGTAGSAVVFAGLTVIIALAGLTVVGVPLLGEMGLAASATVAIAVLIAISLLPAVLGFAGNKVLGGRIPGLRGPSKSGPTAGERWARFISRHRVLVLTGSVVALLVVAIPAMSMRLGLPTDNTAAPDSTQRKAYDLISSGFGPGTNGPLTVVIEAGDNPEQSVQAAMQRIGGLDDVAAVMPPQFNAEGDTALLNVVPQSGPDTQATEDLVNDIRAEAGQLREQTGADIAVTGQTAMNIDVSKKMADALLPYLALIVGLAFILMMLVFRSLVVPLKATLGFLGSVIAAFGAVVAVFQWGWLGDLLGVEATGPIMSMLPILLIGVLFGLAMDYQVFLVTRMREEYVHGAEANTAMITGFRHGSRVVVAAALIMASVFAGFVLAEETLIQSIGFALAFGVAVDAFVVRMTIVPAVMSLLGKHAWWLPKWLDRILPNVDVEGEKLSAGNPPEGHGKSRELEPV; encoded by the coding sequence GTGGCCATTTTCCTTTCCCGGCTCGGCCGGTTCTCCTTCCAGCGCAAGCGGTCGGTGACCGGCTTATGGGTGGTGTTGCTACTCGCGCTCGGCATCGGCGCACTCACGCTCTCCGGTCAGATGACGAACTCGGTCACCATTCCCGGTACCGAATCACAGCGGGCCATCGAGCAACTGGAGTCGCGGTTCCCCGAGGCGAACGTCGGCGGAGCGACGGCTCGCGTGGCCATCGCGGCGCCGGAAGGCCAGACACTGGACCGCGCCGCCGTCGACGAGGTCGTCTCGCAGCTTCGCTCGGCGCCGCAGGTGACCAACGTCCTCGATCCGTTCCAGGCTCAGACGGTCTCCCCCGACGGCAGGGTCGCGCTCGCGCAGGTGAGCTACTCGACGCAGGCGTTCGAACTGTCCGAGGCCGACAGGGAGGGCCTGCTCGCCGCGGCCGAGCCGGGACGGGACGCGGGACTGGAGGTCGAATTCGGCGGCGACGCCATCCAAGGCGGCTTCGAGACGAACGCGAGTGAAGGTGTCGGCGTCGCCATCGCGGCCGTGGTTCTGATCATCACGTTCGGCTCGCTCATCGCGGCAGGGCTTCCGCTGCTCACCGCGCTCATCGGCGTCGGTGTCGGCATGGCCGGCATCATGGTCACCGCCTCCTTCTTCGAACTCAACGCCAACACTCCCGTACTCGCTCTGATGATCGGGCTCGCGGTCGGCATCGACTACGCGCTGTTCATCGTGTCCAGATACCGGCACGAACTGGAAACAGGGAAGACACCGGAGGACGCGGCTGCCCACGCAGTCGGAACCGCGGGCTCGGCCGTCGTGTTCGCCGGTCTCACGGTGATCATCGCGCTGGCCGGGCTCACCGTCGTCGGCGTGCCGCTGCTCGGCGAGATGGGGCTGGCCGCCTCCGCGACCGTCGCCATCGCCGTGCTGATCGCGATCAGCCTGCTGCCCGCTGTCCTCGGGTTCGCCGGAAACAAGGTGCTCGGTGGCCGGATCCCGGGTCTGCGCGGACCGAGCAAGTCCGGCCCGACGGCGGGAGAGCGCTGGGCCCGGTTCATCTCACGGCACCGGGTGCTCGTGCTGACCGGCTCCGTCGTGGCGCTGCTCGTGGTGGCGATCCCGGCGATGAGCATGCGGCTCGGCCTGCCGACCGACAACACCGCGGCTCCCGACTCCACCCAGCGCAAGGCCTACGACCTGATCAGCTCCGGGTTCGGCCCCGGCACCAACGGGCCGCTGACCGTCGTCATCGAGGCAGGCGACAACCCCGAGCAGTCGGTGCAGGCCGCGATGCAGCGCATCGGCGGGCTCGACGACGTCGCCGCCGTGATGCCGCCGCAGTTCAACGCCGAAGGCGACACCGCGCTGCTGAACGTGGTCCCGCAAAGCGGGCCCGACACGCAGGCGACGGAGGACCTGGTCAACGACATCCGCGCGGAAGCGGGTCAGCTCAGGGAGCAGACCGGCGCCGACATCGCGGTGACCGGGCAGACCGCGATGAACATCGACGTGTCGAAAAAGATGGCCGACGCGCTGCTTCCCTACCTCGCGCTGATCGTCGGGCTCGCGTTCATCCTCATGATGCTGGTGTTCAGGTCGCTCGTGGTGCCGCTGAAGGCGACGCTCGGGTTCCTCGGCTCGGTCATCGCCGCCTTCGGTGCCGTCGTCGCGGTGTTCCAGTGGGGCTGGCTCGGTGACCTGCTCGGAGTCGAGGCGACCGGCCCGATCATGAGCATGCTGCCGATCCTGCTCATCGGTGTCCTTTTCGGACTGGCGATGGACTATCAGGTCTTCCTGGTCACCCGCATGCGCGAGGAGTACGTGCACGGCGCGGAAGCCAATACGGCGATGATCACCGGCTTCCGGCACGGTTCCCGGGTCGTCGTCGCCGCGGCGCTGATCATGGCGAGCGTCTTCGCCGGGTTCGTGCTCGCCGAGGAGACGCTGATCCAGTCGATCGGTTTCGCGCTGGCATTCGGTGTCGCCGTCGACGCGTTCGTCGTGCGGATGACGATCGTGCCCGCTGTGATGTCCCTGCTGGGCAAGCACGCGTGGTGGCTGCCCAAGTGGCTCGACCGGATCCTGCCGAACGTCGACGTCGAAGGCGAGAAGCTCAGCGCGGGCAACCCGCCCGAAGGGCACGGCAAGTCGCGCGAACTGGAACCCGTCTGA
- the nadA gene encoding quinolinate synthase NadA, with amino-acid sequence MTVQADALVPYGGVDADAAWADEVRRLAERRDAVVLAHNYQLPEIQEIAHHTGDSLALSRIAAESEASTIVFCGVHFMAETAKILSPDKTVLIPDARAGCSLADSITGAQLREWKAQHPGAVVVSYVNTTAEVKAETDICCTSSNAVDVVASIPEDRDVLFCPDQFLGAHVKRETGRQNLHIWAGECHVHAGINGPELAERASASPEADLFIHPECGCATSALYLAGEGAVAPERVKILSTGDMLHAAKETKAASVLVATEVGMLHQLRKAAPDIDFRAVNDRASCRYMKMITPAALLRSLREGADEVEVDEETAARARASVRRMIEIGKPGGGE; translated from the coding sequence ATGACTGTGCAAGCCGATGCGCTCGTTCCCTACGGCGGAGTCGACGCCGACGCGGCTTGGGCCGACGAGGTTCGCCGGCTCGCCGAGCGGCGCGACGCCGTGGTGCTCGCGCACAACTACCAGCTGCCCGAAATTCAGGAGATCGCCCACCACACGGGCGATTCGCTCGCGCTGAGCAGGATCGCGGCCGAGAGTGAGGCCTCGACCATCGTCTTCTGCGGCGTGCACTTCATGGCCGAGACCGCGAAGATCCTCTCTCCTGACAAGACGGTGCTGATTCCCGACGCGCGCGCGGGCTGCTCGCTCGCCGACTCCATCACGGGTGCGCAGTTGCGGGAGTGGAAGGCGCAGCATCCCGGCGCGGTCGTGGTGTCCTATGTGAACACCACGGCGGAGGTGAAGGCGGAAACCGACATCTGCTGCACCTCGTCGAACGCGGTCGACGTCGTCGCCTCGATACCGGAGGACAGGGACGTGCTGTTCTGTCCGGACCAGTTCCTCGGCGCGCACGTCAAGCGGGAGACCGGAAGGCAGAACCTGCACATCTGGGCAGGAGAATGCCATGTGCACGCCGGGATCAACGGTCCCGAACTGGCCGAGCGCGCTTCGGCCAGCCCCGAGGCCGACCTGTTCATCCACCCCGAGTGTGGATGCGCGACCTCGGCGCTCTACCTCGCGGGCGAGGGCGCCGTCGCGCCGGAGCGGGTGAAGATCCTTTCCACGGGGGACATGCTGCACGCGGCGAAGGAGACGAAGGCGGCCTCCGTGCTGGTCGCCACCGAGGTCGGCATGTTGCACCAGCTTCGCAAGGCCGCTCCGGACATCGACTTTCGTGCCGTGAACGACAGGGCTTCCTGCCGGTACATGAAGATGATCACCCCGGCCGCGCTGCTGCGGTCCCTGCGCGAGGGTGCCGACGAGGTCGAGGTCGACGAGGAGACGGCGGCGCGGGCCCGTGCCTCGGTCCGCCGCATGATCGAGATCGGCAAGCCTGGCGGCGGGGAATGA
- the hisB gene encoding imidazoleglycerol-phosphate dehydratase HisB gives MSRVGKVERTTKESSIVVEVDLDGTGKAEVSTGVPFYDHMLNSFGVHGSLDLRIAAEGDVHIDAHHTVEDTAIVLGQAIRQALGDKAGIRRFGDAWIPMDETLAHAAVDVSGRPYCVHVGEPERFDTFTIGGNYPFVLTRHVFESLSFHAQLALHVRVVHGRDPHHIAEAQYKAVARALRAATEPDPRVGGVPSTKGVL, from the coding sequence ATGAGTCGCGTGGGCAAGGTCGAACGCACGACCAAAGAGTCCTCGATCGTCGTCGAGGTCGACCTCGACGGGACCGGCAAGGCCGAGGTGTCGACCGGCGTGCCCTTCTACGATCACATGCTGAACTCCTTCGGCGTGCACGGTTCGCTCGACCTGCGGATCGCCGCCGAGGGTGACGTGCACATCGACGCGCACCACACCGTCGAGGACACGGCCATCGTGCTTGGTCAGGCGATTCGCCAGGCTCTGGGCGACAAGGCTGGCATCCGCCGCTTCGGCGACGCCTGGATCCCGATGGACGAGACGCTGGCGCACGCCGCCGTCGACGTGTCCGGAAGGCCGTACTGCGTGCACGTCGGTGAACCGGAGCGATTCGACACGTTCACCATCGGCGGCAACTACCCGTTCGTGCTCACCAGGCACGTTTTCGAGTCGCTTTCCTTCCACGCGCAGCTCGCACTGCACGTGCGGGTCGTGCACGGCCGCGATCCGCACCACATCGCGGAGGCGCAATACAAGGCCGTCGCGAGGGCACTGCGGGCGGCGACGGAACCCGATCCGAGGGTGGGCGGCGTGCCCTCCACCAAGGGAGTGCTGTAG
- a CDS encoding L-aspartate oxidase, whose product MSQPVNASEAKTGFGWEADADLVVLGSGVAGLTAALRAKALGLRVLVVTKGTVDEGNTRWAQGGVAVVLEGTGETDTVAAHAADTVTAGAGLCATDAVTGIIGEGAGAVSALRRLGARFDEGPSGLARTREGGHSAFRVIHAGGDATGAEVERALVAEAGLRSVAVLERHVAVDALRSADGAVAGVSVLDPDGVAGVLRAPAVLLATGGFGQLYHATSNPEIATGDGVALALRAGATVADIEFVQFHPTVLFTPGARGRCPLVTEAVRGEGAVLVDATGAPVMRGVHPLADLAPRDVVSAAITRHLASAPGGVDDHVFLDATGISGFATRFPTVHAACAGAGIDPARDVIPVAPAAHFACGGVLTGTDGRTSVPGLYAAGEVARTGLHGANRLASNSLLEGLVVGGRAAEAVAEDLASGSLRRHVGETPEERVVPVAERDALQRLMSRYVAIGRDADGLAAAGSVLDLSVVDRPLWTQEAVEGAALTMLAQAVVASAARRQESRGCHVRTDFPGRDDENWQRSQLIRLSPSGQPVLADPGILEAA is encoded by the coding sequence ATGAGCCAACCGGTTAACGCCTCTGAAGCGAAAACCGGGTTCGGCTGGGAGGCCGACGCGGATCTGGTTGTGCTCGGCAGCGGCGTCGCCGGATTGACGGCGGCGCTGCGCGCGAAGGCGCTGGGGCTGCGGGTGCTCGTGGTGACAAAAGGGACGGTCGACGAGGGCAATACCCGGTGGGCGCAGGGTGGTGTCGCCGTCGTGCTCGAAGGCACGGGCGAGACGGACACCGTGGCCGCTCACGCGGCGGACACCGTGACGGCAGGAGCTGGGCTGTGCGCTACCGACGCCGTCACGGGCATCATCGGTGAGGGGGCCGGTGCGGTCTCCGCGTTGCGTCGGCTCGGTGCCAGGTTCGACGAGGGGCCATCGGGGCTGGCCAGGACGCGCGAGGGAGGCCACAGCGCGTTCAGGGTGATTCACGCCGGTGGCGACGCGACCGGAGCCGAGGTGGAGCGCGCGCTGGTCGCCGAAGCGGGGCTGCGCAGTGTCGCGGTGCTCGAACGGCACGTTGCCGTCGACGCGCTGCGTTCGGCCGACGGCGCGGTCGCCGGAGTGAGCGTGCTCGACCCCGATGGCGTCGCCGGAGTGCTGCGAGCGCCCGCTGTTCTGCTCGCGACCGGCGGGTTCGGTCAGCTCTACCACGCGACGTCGAACCCGGAGATCGCGACGGGCGACGGCGTCGCGCTGGCGTTGCGGGCCGGAGCGACGGTGGCCGACATCGAGTTCGTGCAGTTTCATCCCACGGTGCTGTTCACGCCGGGAGCGAGGGGGCGGTGCCCGCTGGTGACCGAGGCCGTGCGCGGCGAGGGCGCCGTGCTGGTCGACGCGACCGGCGCGCCGGTGATGCGGGGAGTGCATCCGCTGGCGGATCTCGCGCCGAGGGACGTGGTGTCGGCCGCGATCACACGGCATCTCGCTTCGGCCCCCGGCGGCGTCGACGATCACGTTTTCCTCGACGCGACGGGCATTTCCGGTTTCGCGACGAGGTTTCCCACGGTGCACGCCGCGTGCGCGGGCGCGGGGATCGATCCGGCGCGGGACGTCATTCCGGTTGCCCCGGCCGCGCATTTCGCGTGCGGCGGGGTGCTGACCGGTACCGATGGGCGCACGTCGGTACCGGGGTTGTACGCGGCCGGAGAGGTGGCGAGGACCGGGTTGCACGGCGCGAACCGGCTCGCGTCGAACAGCTTGCTCGAAGGGCTTGTCGTCGGAGGAAGGGCGGCCGAGGCCGTCGCCGAGGATCTGGCTTCCGGCTCGCTCCGGCGTCACGTGGGGGAGACGCCGGAGGAGCGGGTGGTTCCCGTCGCGGAAAGGGATGCCCTGCAACGGTTGATGAGCCGTTACGTGGCGATCGGCAGGGACGCGGACGGTCTCGCCGCCGCGGGTTCGGTGCTCGATCTTTCGGTCGTGGACCGTCCGTTGTGGACGCAGGAGGCGGTGGAGGGGGCCGCGCTGACGATGCTGGCGCAGGCGGTGGTCGCCTCGGCCGCGCGGCGGCAGGAGTCACGGGGCTGTCACGTGCGCACTGATTTCCCCGGTCGTGACGACGAGAATTGGCAGCGAAGCCAGTTGATCCGGTTGAGCCCGTCGGGCCAGCCGGTGCTGGCGGATCCGGGCATTCTGGAGGCCGCGTGA
- a CDS encoding RNA 2'-phosphotransferase — MHDIHRVRLSKRLSLYLRHAPERIGIQLDEGGWVEVDVLLAALAGKGIALTRAQLNEVVVTNDKRRFAFDHTGTRIRANQGHSVAVELDLPVRVPPALLYHGTVAAFLPTIRESGLLPMKRHDVHLSATVGTARTVGSRRGEPVVLTVDAAAMTREGHEFRLSANGVWLAREVPPRFLSIPTSSG, encoded by the coding sequence ATGCACGATATTCACCGAGTGCGCTTGTCCAAGCGCCTCTCACTGTACTTACGCCATGCGCCCGAGCGCATCGGCATTCAACTCGACGAAGGCGGCTGGGTCGAGGTCGACGTCCTGCTGGCCGCGCTCGCCGGAAAAGGAATCGCCCTCACCCGCGCACAGCTGAACGAGGTGGTGGTCACCAACGACAAGCGGCGCTTCGCCTTCGACCACACGGGTACCAGGATCAGGGCGAACCAGGGGCACAGCGTCGCCGTCGAACTCGATCTCCCCGTCCGGGTCCCACCGGCGCTGCTCTATCACGGCACCGTCGCCGCGTTCCTTCCCACCATCCGCGAATCCGGTCTGCTCCCGATGAAGCGGCACGACGTGCATCTCTCCGCGACCGTGGGCACCGCGAGGACAGTGGGATCCCGGCGTGGCGAGCCGGTGGTGCTGACCGTCGACGCGGCCGCGATGACACGGGAGGGGCACGAGTTCCGGCTGAGCGCCAATGGGGTGTGGCTGGCGCGTGAGGTGCCGCCGAGATTCCTGAGTATCCCTACGAGTTCTGGTTAG
- the nadC gene encoding carboxylating nicotinate-nucleotide diphosphorylase yields the protein MAGVPAEVLRRVVTTALAEDLAYGPDATTDATVPADAMATAAVTPRAAGVVSGIPAALAVFDEVLGDGYEVVRSGRDGSVPRAGEPVLVLRGPVRGLLTAERTALNLLCHLSGIATATAAWVAAVEGTGAAIRDSRKTLPGLRLLQKYAVRCGGGVNHRMGLGDAVLIKDNHVVASGSVTEALRLAREHAGDLPCEVEVDDLDQFAEALRAGADEILLDNFSPADCAKAVSLRDELSPGAKLESSGGLRLENARAYAESGVDYLAVGGLTHSSPALDLGMDLS from the coding sequence ATGGCGGGGGTGCCTGCCGAGGTGCTTCGGCGGGTGGTGACGACCGCGCTCGCCGAGGATCTTGCCTACGGCCCCGACGCGACGACGGACGCGACGGTTCCCGCCGACGCGATGGCGACCGCGGCGGTGACTCCGCGTGCCGCCGGTGTGGTGTCGGGGATTCCGGCCGCGCTGGCCGTGTTCGACGAGGTTCTCGGCGATGGCTACGAGGTCGTGCGGTCCGGTCGCGATGGTTCGGTTCCGCGTGCGGGCGAGCCGGTGCTGGTGTTGCGTGGCCCCGTGCGGGGACTGTTGACGGCGGAGCGGACGGCGCTCAACCTGTTGTGCCATCTGTCAGGGATCGCGACGGCGACGGCGGCGTGGGTCGCCGCTGTCGAGGGGACGGGCGCGGCGATCCGGGATTCGCGCAAGACCTTGCCGGGACTGCGTTTGTTGCAGAAGTACGCGGTGCGCTGCGGTGGTGGGGTCAATCACCGGATGGGGCTTGGTGACGCGGTTCTGATCAAGGACAACCATGTCGTGGCCTCGGGTTCGGTGACGGAGGCGTTGCGGCTGGCGAGGGAGCACGCGGGCGACTTGCCGTGCGAGGTCGAGGTCGACGATCTCGACCAGTTCGCCGAGGCGCTGCGGGCCGGGGCCGACGAGATTCTGCTTGACAATTTCAGTCCGGCGGATTGCGCGAAGGCCGTGTCGCTGCGGGACGAGCTGTCGCCGGGCGCGAAGCTGGAATCCTCTGGCGGCCTGCGGCTTGAGAATGCGCGCGCCTACGCGGAGTCCGGTGTGGACTATCTCGCGGTCGGCGGGCTGACGCATTCCTCGCCCGCGCTCGATCTCGGGATGGACCTGAGCTGA
- a CDS encoding TetR/AcrR family transcriptional regulator: MTAGTVADGTRSRLLATALTLFSEHGVEGTSLQMIAAELGVTKAAVYYHFKTKDEITEAVAAPALRELDAVIDEALAQRSRGAQIDHALAGFADLVVQHRALVALFNSDPGIMRAIDRSLSGNENLMTRLMTILVGPEPDFADRITVHVVLVGLAMAGGAVEYRDIDDDTLRGQLIEVGRKLLGRRRKRAPANQNS; the protein is encoded by the coding sequence ATGACTGCCGGCACCGTGGCCGATGGCACGAGATCGCGATTGCTCGCCACGGCACTCACGTTGTTCAGTGAGCACGGCGTCGAGGGAACGTCATTGCAGATGATCGCGGCCGAGCTCGGGGTCACCAAGGCCGCGGTGTACTACCACTTCAAGACCAAGGACGAGATCACCGAAGCCGTGGCGGCACCGGCGCTGCGCGAGCTGGACGCCGTGATCGACGAGGCGCTGGCTCAGCGGAGCAGGGGCGCGCAGATCGACCACGCGCTGGCCGGGTTCGCCGATCTCGTCGTTCAGCACCGCGCGCTTGTTGCCCTTTTCAACAGTGACCCCGGAATCATGAGGGCAATCGATCGTTCGCTCAGCGGCAACGAGAACCTGATGACCCGCCTGATGACGATCCTCGTGGGTCCCGAACCCGACTTCGCGGACCGGATCACCGTGCACGTCGTGCTCGTCGGTCTCGCGATGGCGGGTGGCGCGGTGGAGTACCGCGACATCGACGACGACACGTTGCGGGGACAGCTCATCGAGGTCGGCAGAAAACTGCTCGGCAGGCGCCGGAAGCGTGCCCCCGCTAACCAGAACTCGTAG